A single Sylvia atricapilla isolate bSylAtr1 chromosome 11, bSylAtr1.pri, whole genome shotgun sequence DNA region contains:
- the PODXL2 gene encoding podocalyxin-like protein 2, whose amino-acid sequence MQPSHRAPALLLLLAVGTWCLCLASSEDPTADGLTSTSLLEFAMMSHLEAMNSNEQTSPEAAEPDLAPGSLHAAPGSGFASEENEESKILQPPQYFWEDGGELNDSSLDLGPATDYTFPASSQKALLKQNGTQVDSWEMATVQPPAEFVEPDIHTPFSTLEEEEGLLPIDHSRGGMESLQTSGPEVTSSEPVDQEDSFSLLFSTASARPGVVTEAAIGGQEEDSFSPGLDLGSSMGPGLQPVPSTFSTTVAARSPSDSEELFEVTTGVTWAVEGTDSELTVATTGAELAETTVEAGGEEHSAREEVSEPTVGWEMLEPTALTEMEQTVETPVGTPSPASSSPGTQTLPGGEQHPPSVSPWDRADEPALDPVWNDTESATETVAAERSLSPQPGDAHMAMLPTELPWDSAQVICKDWSNLAGKNYIILNMSDNIDCEEFRLERGPQLLALVEDAFSRQAEGLQDRWLISLSKPNENDKHLLMTLAGEQGVIPTKDVLMALGDVKRSLAEIGIQNYSTTTSCHSHSNQTRSDYGKLFVVLVIIGSICAIIIVLGLIYNCWQRRLPKMKNMSHGEELRFVENGCHDNPTLDVASDSQSEMQEKKPSVNGGNTINGPDSWDVLINKQASEDVDVFEEDTHL is encoded by the exons GGACCTGGTGCCTCTGCCTCGCCTCCTCGGAGGACCCCACTGCTGATGGCCTCACATCAACTTCCCTGCTGGAATTTGCTATGATGTCCCACCTGGAGGCCATGAATTCCAATGAGCAAACCAgtccagaggctgcagagccagaTCTTGCCCCTGGCTCTCTGCATGCTGCTCCAGGGTCAGGCTTTGCCAGCGAGGAGAATGAGGAGTCCAAGATCTTGCAGCCCCCACAGTACTTCTGGGAAGATGGGGGAGAGCTCAATGACTCCAGCCTGGACTTGGGACCAGCAACAG ATTATACCTTTCCTGCTTCATCTCAGAAGGCATTGCTGAAACAAAATGGGACACAAGTAGACAGCTGGGAAATGGCCACTGTCCAGCCACCAGCAGAATTTGTGGAGCCTGACATACACACACCTTTCTCCACActagaggaagaggaggggctgCTCCCTATAGACCACTCGAGAGGAGGAATGGAGAGCCTTCAGACCTCTGGACCAGAGGTTACATCTTCTGAACCAGTGGACCAAGAGGACTCCTTCTCCCTTCTGTTTtccacagcctctgccaggcCAGGTGTTGTGACTGAGGCAGCCATAGGAGGGCAAGAAGAGgactctttttctccaggcttaGACCTTGGGAGCAGCATGGGACCAGGTCTTCAGCCTGTGCCCTCTACTTTTTCTACTACTGTTGCTGCAAGATCTCCCAGTGATTCAGAAGAACTTTTTGAGGTGACAACCGGAGTCACTTGGGCTGTTGAGGGAACAGATTCAGAGCTGACTGTGGCTACAACAGGAGCAGAGCTTGCAGAGACCACAGTGGAGGCTGGTGGGGAAGAGCATTCAGCCAGGGAGGAGGTCTCAGAGCCCACGGTGGGGTGGGAAATGCTGGAGCCCACGGCGTTGACTGAAATGGAGCAGACAGTGGAAACACCTGTGGGGACACCCTCTCCTGcaagcagctccccaggcaccCAGACTCTTCCTGGTGGTGAGCAGCATCCCCCTTCTGTGTCTCCGTGGGACAGAGCTGATGAGCCTGCGCTGGATCCTGTTTGGAATGACACTGAGTCAGCCACTGAGActgtggcagcagagaggagcttgTCACCACAGCCTGGGGATGCTCACATGGCCATGCTGCCAACTGAGCTGCCCTGGGACTCAGCACAG GTGATCTGCAAAGACTGGAGCAACCTTGCGGGAAAGAACTATATCATCCTGAATATGTCAGATAACATTGACTGT gaggaattTCGGTTGGAGAGGGGTCCCCAGCTGTTGGCACTGGTGGAGGACGCCTtctccaggcaggcagaggggctgcaggaccGCTGGCTCATCTCTCTGAGCAAACCCAATGAGAATGACAAGCACTTGCTAATGACGCTGGCAGGGGAACAGG GTGTTATCCCTACAAAAGATGTTCTTATGGCACTGGGGGATGTTAAGAGGAGCTTAGCTGAG ATTGGTATCCAGAACTACTCGACCACCACAAGCTGCCATTCGCACTCTAACCAGACCCGCAGTGATTATGGGAAGCTCTTTGTGGTGTTGGTGATCATCGGCTCCATCTGTGCCATCATCATTGTGTTGGGGCTCATCTACAACTGCTGGCAGAGACGCCTGCCCAAGATGAAGAACATG TCACACGGCGAGGAGCTGCGCTTTGTTGAGAATGGCTGCCATGACAACCCTACCTTGGATGTGGCCAGTGACAGCCAGTCGGAAATGCAGGAGAAGAAGCCGAGCGTGAATGGTGGAAACACCATCAATGGGCCCGACAGCTGGGATGTCCTGATCAATAAGCAGGCGAGCGAGGATGTGGATGTGTTTGAGGAAGACACGCAtctttag